From a single Carassius carassius chromosome 8, fCarCar2.1, whole genome shotgun sequence genomic region:
- the LOC132145230 gene encoding histone acetyltransferase KAT2B, with the protein MSESAGIPQGSPAVGAAGSAAAAPGVGGTECSGAAVGSARIAVKKAQLRSSPRPKKLEKLGVYSSCKAEGACKCNGWKSQNPPPTPPPPTPPRAEQPIAVNLKEPCRSCSHALGDHVTHLENVSEEEMNRLLGIVLDVEYLYTCVHKEEDPDTKQVYFSLFKLLRKCILQMGRPVVEALESPPFEKPSIEQGVNNFVQYKFSHLPSKERQTIVELAKMFLNQINYWQLETPSQRRQRAPDDDVAGYKVNYTRWLCYCNVPQFCDSLPRYEATQIFGRTFLRSVFTVMRKQLLEQARQEKDKLPPEKRTLILTHFPKFLSMLEEEVYSHNSPIWSEDFMVRLSGGQISTVISAPPVTRPLYYSSSPAPVELVGGGSVSPARKTGSALEPNSGGEKRKSSEPLSHEDSKRPRVVGDIPLELINEVMSTITDPTAMLGPETSLLSAHSARDEAARLEEKRGVIEFHVIGNSLNQKPNKKILMWLVGLQNVFSHQLPRMPKEYITRLVFDPKHKTLSLIKDGRVIGGICFRMFPTQGFTEIVFCAVTSNEQVKGYGTHLMNHLKEYHIKHEILNFLTYADEYAIGYFKKQGFSKDIKVPKSKYVGYIKDYEGATLMGCELNPCIPYTEFSVIIKKQKEIIKKLIERKQAQIRKVYPGLSCFKEGVRQIAIESIPGIRETGWKPVGKSKELKDPDQLYSTLKNILQQVKSHQNAWPFMEPVKKNEAPGYYQVIRFPMDLKTMSERLKSRYYTTRKLFMADMQRIFTNCREYNPPESEYYKCANLLEKFFYTKIKEAGLIDK; encoded by the exons ATGTCGGAGAGCGCGGGGATTCCTCAGGGCTCCCCGGCGGTGGGTGCAGCGGGCTCGGCTGCGGCTGCGCCAGGTGTCGGTGGAACCGAGTGTTCGGGCGCTGCTGTCGGTTCTGCACGTATCGCCGTCAAGAAGGCGCAGCTCCGCTCCTCCCCGCGTCCGAAGAAACTGGAGAAACTCGGTGTATATTCCTCGTGCAAG GCTGAAGGAGCTTGTAAGTGTAATGGCTGGAAGAGTCAAAACCCACCTCCAACTCCGCCCCCTCCAACCCCGCCCAGAGCTGAGCAGCCAATTGCAGTTAACTTAAAGGAGCCCTGCAGAAGCTGCAGTCACGCCCTCG GTGACCATGTGACACACCTGGAGAATGTGTCAGAGGAGGAGATGAACAGACTGCTTGGAATTGTGCTGGATGTGGAGTACTTGTACACGTGTGTCCATAAAGAAGAGGATCCCGACACTAAACAAGTTTACTTTTCTCTCTTCAAA TTGCTTCGGAAATGCATCCTGCAGATGGGAAGGCCTGTGGTAGAAGCTCTGGAAAGCCCACCTTTTGAAAAACCAAGCATTGAACAG ggTGTGAACAACTTTGTGCAGTACAAGTTTAGCCACCTACCATCAAAAGAGAGGCAAACCATTGTGGAGCTTGCAAAGATGTTCCTCAACCAGATCAACTACTGGCAGCTAGAGACGCCCTCACAAAGGAGGCAAAGAGCACCTGATGATGATGTGGCTGGTTATAAAGTCAATTACACCAG GTGGCTGTGTTATTGTAATGTGCCCCAGTTCTGTGACAGTCTCCCTCGGTACGAGGCCACACAGATTTTCGGCCGCACTTTCCTGCGCTCTGTGTTCACTGTTATGAGGAAGCAGCTGCTGGAACAGGCCCGGCAGGAGAAAGACAAACTACCACCTGAGAAACGCACACTCATTCTTACACATTTTCCCAA GTTTTTGTCTATGCTGGAAGAAGAGGTTTATAGTCATAATTCACCCATCTGGAGTGAAGACTTTATGGTTCGTTTATCAGGTGGACAGATTTCCACAG TGATCAGTGCTCCACCCGTGACCCGCCCCCTGTACTACAGCAGTAGTCCCGCCCCAGTGGAGCTGGTTGGAGGAGGCAGTGTAAGCCCGGCCCGGAAAACAGGATCCGCTTTGGAGCCCAATTCAG GTGGAGAAAAGCGAAAGTCTTCTGAGCCGTTGTCTCACGAGGACAGCAAACGACCCCGTGTGGTTGGTGACATTCCTCTGGAATTAATTAATGAAGTCATGTCTACAATTACAGACCCTACAGCCATGCTGGGTCCAGAG aCTAGTCTTCTCTCTGCTCATTCTGCACGTGATGAAGCTGCTCGATTAGAGGAGAAGCGTGGCGTCATCGAGTTCCATGTCATTGGAAACTCCCTCAACCAGAAGCCCAATAAGAAGATCCTCATGTGGCTTGTTGGTCTGCAGAACGTCTTCTCACACCAGCTGCCCCGCATGCCTAAAGAATACATCACACGCCTCGTCTTTGACCC GAAACACAAGACTCTGTCTCTGATTAAAGATGGCCGTGTTATTGGGGGAATCTGTTTCCGGATGTTTCCAACTCAGGGCTTCACTGAAATTGTGTTCTGTGCCGTCACCTCCAATGAACAAGTCAAG GGTTATGGGACTCACCTCATGAACCATCTGAAGGAGTATCACATCAAGCACGAAATTCTCAACTTTCTCACTTACGCTGATGAATACGCCATTGGCTACTTTAAAAAACAG GGATTCTCTAAGGACATTAAAGTGCCGAAGTCAAAGTATGTGGGCTACATTAAAGATTACGAGGGGGCCACACTCATGGGCTGTGAACTGAACCCCTGCATCCCTTACACTGAGTTCTCGGTCATCATCAAGAAACAGAaagag ATCATTAAGAAGCTTATAGAGCGCAAGCAAGCACAGATTCGGAAAGTCTACCCTGGCCTGTCCTGTTTTAAGGAGGGAGTTCGTCAGATTGCCATTGAGAGCATTCCAGGAATCC GTGAGACGGGCTGGAAGCCTGTAGGGAAGAG CAAAGAGCTGAAGGATCCAGACCAGTTGTACAGCACCTTAAAGAACATCTTACAGCAGGTCAAG TCACACCAGAATGCATGGCCCTTCATGGAACCTGTAAAGAAGAATGAGGCACCTGGCTATTATCAAGTCATCCGCTTCCCTATGG ACTTGAAGACAATGAGCGAGCGTCTGAAGAGTCGTTACTATACCACACGGAAGCTGTTCATGGCTGACATGCAGAGGATCTTCACTAACTGCAGAGAGTACAACCCTCCTGAAAGCGAGTACTACAAATGTGCCAACCTACTAGAGAAATTCTTCTACACCAAGATCAAAGAGGCAGGCCTCATCGATAAGTAA